The genomic interval AATTTGTATAAAATAAATAGAATTTTGCTTTCTAAGACCTTCATTTTCTACATTTAATTTATCAAGTTTGTCGGCAAAAATCTTATTCAGCGCTTCAAGTTCAGCGCTTTTTTTCTTACTGTCCTGAAGACTTGAGAGAACATTTGCGAAGTTTTGTTGCGTTTTTTGAAGATCTGTTTGAGTTAAAAAATATTTTACAATAATCCCGCCTACAAGCAAAACAAAAACAAACAAAAGCCCGGCCATTAAATCCGCATAAGCAATCCAAAAAGTTGATTTTTCTTCGTTATTATTTTTCATCTGCTTTGTCTAAATTGGATAAAGTTTGTTGCAAACGATTGATTATTTCGTCATTGGCGCTTTCAAGCTCATCCTGATCAAAAATTTTTTCTATTTTTTTTGTATTTTCATTTATGGAATTTTTAAAATCAGCACTGAATTTTGACAACTCATCTATAAATTTTTCTATAGAATTTGAAAATTTTTCTATTTTTTCATCTTTTGAATTTTCGTTTCTATTTAAATTATATATTATGTTTTGCAAAATATTTGAAATTTCATTGTAACTTTTCGCTGTGCTTGATATATCGATTTTTTTAAGCATTTCGTTTATTGATTTTAATTTTTCATTGCTTTCTTTTAAAATTTCTCTTTCACTATCTAAAATTTCATCTAAATTTTTAATCTTTTGATTTAAAGTATTATTTAATTTATCGCTAAAATCGCTATTTAAATTGGAAATTATGCTTTTGTTCGTTTGAAGATTCGCATTTAAAATTTCACTTAAATAGCATTCTGTAATCTCATGCTCTTCCCAAAAGAAATTTTTGGTTGCATTTTTATAGCGAATGATAAGTTTTTGAAATTTGCTTATTCCTTTTTTTTCAAAATAAAGCCACCAAATGGCAAGAAAAATTCCGTAAATAGATATGTAAAATGCTGTTCCTACGCCACTTAAAAGTTGAGAAATTTCTTTTTCAAGCATATTGATATTTTGAGATGAAAACTCCGGCATAGAAATAGCAATGCTGATAAAAGTTCCTAAAATTCCAAACATAGGAAAAATCATCGTAGCCACAGACGAATAATTTTCATTTCGCAAATTATTTGAATAAAAATCAGCAAAATTTTCAAAACTTACGCTTGATTTTTTCTTATTTGCAATAATTAAAAGATGTGACATTATAAAGCTTTTAAGTTTTATTTTAAAATTATCGATTTTATTTTCAAAAGCTCTGCAGCCATATTCAGCATTTTGGCGGGCTAAAATCAAAGCGATAATTAAAAGCACTGTAAGCATCAATATGGAATGAAGTTCAACTTTTAATGAAATTACACCAAAAAAGCCAAGCAAAAAAATAGCAAAAACCAAAACAGGAACTGAAATTATTTTTAAATAAACAAAAATCAGCGGCTGATTTGAATTTTCAGGTAAATTTAGTTCTATACTGTCATTTTCCATTGTTTTTGCCTAATT from Campylobacter hominis ATCC BAA-381 carries:
- a CDS encoding MotA/TolQ/ExbB proton channel family protein — encoded protein: MENDSIELNLPENSNQPLIFVYLKIISVPVLVFAIFLLGFFGVISLKVELHSILMLTVLLIIALILARQNAEYGCRAFENKIDNFKIKLKSFIMSHLLIIANKKKSSVSFENFADFYSNNLRNENYSSVATMIFPMFGILGTFISIAISMPEFSSQNINMLEKEISQLLSGVGTAFYISIYGIFLAIWWLYFEKKGISKFQKLIIRYKNATKNFFWEEHEITECYLSEILNANLQTNKSIISNLNSDFSDKLNNTLNQKIKNLDEILDSEREILKESNEKLKSINEMLKKIDISSTAKSYNEISNILQNIIYNLNRNENSKDEKIEKFSNSIEKFIDELSKFSADFKNSINENTKKIEKIFDQDELESANDEIINRLQQTLSNLDKADEK